In a single window of the Limnochorda sp. L945t genome:
- a CDS encoding TetR/AcrR family transcriptional regulator, whose product MPPAMSSRHNGEATRRRLIDAAIRVIARKGYHQATVDEIVAECGSSKGAFYFHFESKDALFVNLLEEFAGRLASAVEQAVRSSPVPGAGRVEAAVKAALELFAAHEELARVFLVEAVGVSPELEARRRALVDRFTTLIQLYLQQAARRHPLAVVDTRVAASAALGAINEVVVQWLNAPRSRPLAELAPELARFVLRGVGWPEEPVSVTEVPGP is encoded by the coding sequence ATGCCACCTGCGATGTCGTCGCGACACAACGGCGAGGCCACCCGCCGGCGGCTGATCGACGCCGCTATCCGGGTCATCGCGCGCAAGGGTTACCACCAGGCCACGGTGGACGAGATCGTGGCCGAGTGCGGCAGCTCCAAGGGCGCGTTTTACTTTCACTTCGAGAGCAAGGACGCCCTCTTCGTCAACCTCCTCGAGGAGTTCGCCGGCCGGCTCGCCTCCGCCGTGGAGCAGGCCGTTCGCTCGTCGCCGGTGCCGGGGGCAGGGCGTGTCGAGGCCGCGGTGAAGGCGGCGCTCGAGCTCTTCGCCGCCCACGAGGAGCTCGCCCGGGTCTTCCTGGTAGAGGCCGTGGGGGTGAGTCCCGAGCTCGAGGCCAGGCGGCGGGCCCTGGTCGACCGGTTCACGACGCTCATCCAGCTCTACCTCCAACAGGCCGCTCGCCGGCACCCGCTGGCGGTCGTCGACACCCGCGTGGCCGCCAGCGCGGCACTCGGCGCCATCAACGAGGTGGTCGTCCAGTGGCTGAACGCCCCCCGCAGCCGGCCGCTCGCTGAGCTTGCGCCCGAGCTCGCACGTTTCGTCCTGCGGGGCGTGGGATGGCCCGAAGAACCCGTTTCCGTAACGGAGGTTCCCGGGCCATAG
- the purS gene encoding phosphoribosylformylglycinamidine synthase subunit PurS: protein MARYTVFVHVMPRRGVLDPPGEAARAALSALGFEEVREVRIGRRIAVEVEAADPSQAEARVRQMAERLLANPVIEEFELAAGGSPERANGSAGR, encoded by the coding sequence GTGGCTCGATACACCGTCTTCGTCCACGTGATGCCGCGCCGGGGCGTGCTGGACCCGCCCGGGGAGGCCGCCAGGGCGGCTCTCTCCGCCCTCGGCTTCGAGGAGGTGCGGGAGGTGCGCATCGGGCGGCGCATCGCGGTCGAGGTGGAGGCCGCCGACCCGTCGCAAGCCGAGGCCCGGGTGCGCCAGATGGCCGAGCGGCTCCTGGCCAACCCGGTCATCGAGGAGTTCGAGCTGGCGGCAGGCGGGAGCCCGGAGAGAGCGAACGGGAGCGCCGGGCGATGA
- a CDS encoding toast rack family protein — protein sequence MGAAASKAAGKSPVWLAATVATVAVIGVLGWPAMAQDKPFTLTQTVPRDGARQAYVRLDMGAGELRVSGGAAGLLEGRFEYRPEHWRPEVAYQTYGSRADVRITQPPLWRWPWTLDVHNVWAIRLNDDVPTELDVRLGAGGSRLHLGNVTLSRLDVRVGAGEVTLDLRGPWRQDLSGYVHGGVGRLIVRLPDQVGVRVDVSKGLGRVEARGLRQEGDQSFLNEWFGKAPVNIHLQVDAGVGEIVLESGSDSATA from the coding sequence ATGGGGGCCGCGGCATCGAAGGCGGCGGGAAAGAGCCCGGTCTGGCTCGCCGCGACCGTGGCGACGGTCGCAGTGATCGGGGTTTTGGGATGGCCGGCCATGGCGCAGGACAAGCCGTTCACCCTGACCCAGACCGTTCCCAGGGATGGTGCACGCCAGGCCTACGTGCGGCTCGACATGGGAGCCGGAGAGTTGCGCGTCAGCGGGGGCGCGGCCGGGCTGCTCGAGGGCCGCTTCGAGTATCGCCCGGAGCACTGGCGGCCGGAGGTGGCCTACCAGACGTACGGTTCCCGGGCAGACGTGCGCATCACCCAGCCGCCGCTGTGGCGGTGGCCGTGGACGCTCGACGTTCACAACGTGTGGGCCATCCGGCTCAACGACGATGTGCCGACCGAGCTCGACGTGCGGCTGGGGGCCGGTGGGAGCCGCCTTCACCTCGGTAACGTGACGCTATCCCGGCTGGACGTGCGGGTCGGGGCCGGCGAGGTGACCCTGGATCTGCGGGGCCCGTGGCGCCAGGACCTGTCCGGCTACGTCCACGGCGGGGTCGGCCGCCTGATCGTGCGCCTGCCCGATCAGGTCGGGGTGAGGGTGGACGTGTCGAAGGGCCTGGGGAGGGTGGAGGCCAGGGGGCTGCGCCAGGAAGGCGACCAGTCGTTCCTCAACGAGTGGTTCGGCAAAGCGCCCGTCAACATCCACCTCCAGGTCGACGCGGGCGTGGGCGAGATCGTCCTGGAGAGCGGCTCAGACAGCGCGACCGCCTGA
- a CDS encoding 3-hydroxyacyl-CoA dehydrogenase, protein MDLQGHSAIVTGGASGLGEATVRRLIRMGARVVIADVNAAAGEALAERLGHGAAFVPTDVTDEASVQRAVDRAAAMGPLSALVNCAGVAIARRVLGRQGPHDLESFVRVIQVNLIGTFNSVRLAAAAMAQNSPDDEGQRGVIVNTASVAAFEGQVGQAAYSASKGAVAAITLPLARELAEHGIRVVAIAPGIFDTPMMAGLPEKARASLSQQVPFPPRLGRPDEYAALVQHIIENPMINGEVIRLDGALRMGPR, encoded by the coding sequence ATGGATCTCCAGGGGCACAGCGCCATCGTCACGGGGGGCGCCTCGGGTCTGGGAGAGGCAACCGTGCGGCGGCTCATCCGCATGGGCGCCCGGGTGGTCATCGCCGACGTCAACGCAGCCGCCGGAGAGGCGCTGGCCGAGCGGCTGGGCCACGGCGCGGCCTTCGTGCCCACGGACGTGACCGACGAGGCTTCCGTGCAGCGCGCCGTCGACCGCGCGGCAGCCATGGGGCCGCTTTCGGCGCTGGTCAACTGCGCGGGGGTGGCCATCGCCAGGCGGGTGCTCGGCCGGCAGGGACCGCACGATCTGGAGTCGTTCGTACGGGTCATCCAGGTCAACCTGATCGGGACGTTCAACAGCGTCCGGCTGGCCGCCGCCGCGATGGCGCAAAACTCGCCCGACGACGAGGGACAGCGGGGCGTCATCGTCAACACGGCGTCCGTGGCGGCGTTCGAGGGGCAGGTCGGGCAGGCGGCCTACTCGGCATCCAAAGGCGCCGTGGCCGCCATCACGCTGCCGCTCGCCAGGGAGCTGGCCGAGCACGGGATCCGGGTGGTGGCCATCGCCCCCGGCATCTTCGACACGCCGATGATGGCCGGCCTGCCGGAGAAAGCCCGGGCCTCGCTGTCGCAGCAGGTGCCGTTCCCGCCCCGCTTGGGGCGGCCGGACGAATACGCGGCGCTCGTCCAGCACATCATCGAGAACCCCATGATCAACGGGGAGGTCATCCGCCTGGACGGGGCCCTGCGGATGGGGCCTCGGTGA
- the purF gene encoding amidophosphoribosyltransferase gives MAASSHQAGAYREAHDECGVVGVYGHPEAAAVVRWALLALQHRGQESAGIASLDRHGRVGIHRGMGLVADVLQPEHLARLAGHAAIGHVRYSTTGASRLENAQPILSRFRGRFLAVAHNGNFVNAVELRGRLEEEGSIFQTTTDTEVVAHLVARHGGTTRQALPWVLRQIAGAWALVFLDPDGVIATRDPLGIRPLSLGLLRYSDAQAPAWIVASETCALDSVGATVVREVEPGEVVHLGPDGVRTVARMDLPPGARGTQAGGGLCAFEAIYLARPDSVLFDQSVHGLRKEMGRALALRHPAEADLVTGVPDSSLSAAMGYAEQLGLPFEMGLIRNRYIGRTFIQPGQSERRLAVHAKLNAVRKVVEGRRVVLVDDSIVRGTTARHIVELLRRAGAAQVHVRIASPPYRFPCHYGVDTAHRSELIAAGRDVEAVRAAIGADSLAFLPLETMLDVLKGPACVACFTGVYPVPVEDPADKLALEAPLERVDAGEETGPGKPGSATACGKESARGAGGGHHGAAC, from the coding sequence ATGGCGGCATCTTCGCACCAGGCGGGTGCATACCGCGAGGCCCACGACGAGTGCGGCGTGGTGGGGGTTTACGGGCACCCCGAGGCGGCCGCCGTGGTGCGATGGGCGCTTCTCGCCCTGCAGCACCGCGGCCAGGAGAGTGCCGGGATCGCCTCCCTCGACCGCCACGGCCGCGTGGGCATCCACCGGGGCATGGGGCTCGTGGCCGACGTGCTCCAGCCCGAGCACCTGGCCCGGCTCGCAGGGCACGCGGCCATCGGCCACGTGCGCTACTCGACCACCGGTGCGTCGCGCCTCGAAAACGCGCAGCCCATCCTCTCCCGCTTTCGCGGGCGGTTCCTGGCGGTGGCCCATAACGGCAACTTCGTCAACGCGGTGGAGCTGCGCGGCCGCCTCGAGGAGGAGGGCTCCATCTTCCAGACCACCACCGATACCGAGGTCGTCGCCCACCTGGTGGCCCGCCACGGCGGCACCACCCGGCAGGCGCTCCCCTGGGTGCTGCGGCAGATCGCCGGGGCCTGGGCCCTGGTCTTCCTCGACCCCGACGGCGTCATCGCCACCCGGGATCCCCTGGGCATCCGCCCGTTGAGCCTGGGTCTCCTCCGGTACTCCGACGCCCAGGCGCCGGCCTGGATCGTGGCGTCGGAGACGTGCGCGCTCGATTCGGTCGGGGCCACGGTCGTGCGGGAGGTCGAGCCGGGGGAGGTCGTACACCTGGGGCCGGACGGCGTGCGCACCGTCGCCCGGATGGACCTGCCGCCGGGCGCCCGGGGCACTCAGGCCGGCGGGGGGCTGTGCGCGTTCGAGGCCATCTATCTGGCCCGCCCCGACTCGGTGCTGTTCGACCAGAGCGTGCACGGGCTTCGCAAGGAGATGGGGCGGGCGCTCGCCCTGCGTCACCCGGCCGAGGCCGACCTGGTCACGGGGGTGCCCGACTCGAGCCTCTCGGCGGCGATGGGGTACGCGGAGCAGCTGGGGCTCCCCTTCGAGATGGGGTTGATCCGCAACCGCTACATCGGCAGGACGTTCATCCAGCCCGGGCAGAGCGAACGGCGCCTGGCGGTGCACGCCAAGCTCAACGCGGTTCGCAAGGTGGTGGAAGGGCGGCGGGTGGTGCTGGTCGACGACTCCATCGTGCGCGGCACGACGGCCCGGCACATCGTGGAACTGCTGCGCCGGGCGGGAGCGGCTCAGGTCCACGTGCGCATCGCCTCGCCGCCGTACCGGTTCCCGTGCCATTACGGGGTCGACACCGCGCACAGGAGCGAACTCATCGCCGCAGGGCGCGACGTGGAGGCCGTCCGGGCGGCCATCGGGGCCGATAGCCTGGCGTTTTTGCCGCTGGAGACGATGCTCGATGTCCTGAAAGGGCCGGCGTGCGTGGCCTGCTTCACGGGTGTCTACCCCGTGCCGGTGGAGGATCCGGCGGACAAGCTGGCGCTGGAGGCACCGCTGGAGCGGGTGGATGCGGGCGAGGAGACGGGCCCTGGGAAGCCAGGTAGCGCAACGGCCTGCGGAAAGGAGAGTGCCCGTGGGGCTGGAGGAGGACACCATGGAGCCGCCTGCTGA
- the purL gene encoding phosphoribosylformylglycinamidine synthase subunit PurL — protein MSIETAVPVDWPSDPPAPAIEAECRWRALGLTDGEWRLIRETLGRAPTWTELGMFSVAWSEHCAYKHSRKALARLPAEGERLLMGPGESAGVLDIGGGWALAVRLESHNHPSYVEPYQGAATGVGGIVRDVLAAGARPVALLDSLRFGLPGKPRNRYLFREVVAGIAGYGNAIGVPTVGGEVAFHESYDTNPLVNVMCVGLVRADRIARARADCPGNRVYLVGSRTGRDGIHGAGLLASRTFRAGEGGEQRPRVQVGDPFTEKLLIEACLEALATGAVVGIQDLGAAGITAASSELAARAGTGIDLDLDRVPRREEGMTPFELMLSESQERMMLVVQAGREAEVERIFRRYRLEAAPIGVVDASGRLRVRCEGRLVADLPARFLAGGAPRYDVPQPVRPLGPPTPSSASLPPGDAPSTQPSSTGPPAASAAGAAGQALGRRLREAGASVAGGARAWIYEQFDHMVGLRTVLPPGHDAAVLRVLPDEAVPGGPPAGPARMVALSLDGAEWLAGWSPYAAGCEAVLEGARNVAAVGARPAGITDGLNLGNPERPEVMQALADVVQGMADACRALGIPVTGGNVSLYNETQAPAGTAGARAILPTPIVGMVGLVEAPRPVPSFFQHPGDVVVLVGRPAFLEAPEQWSADFDLERRAIELVVRAARQGLVRSCHDLGQGGIAEALGEAALGGKPGADGCEVTLPLLARSLEALLFGRGGPAWVASVAPGDVQPLLALAEELGPPLVPVHVLGTVMPERIRLAVEGAGTVLDEPVDPLRRAWRQALEEAARP, from the coding sequence GTGAGCATCGAGACCGCCGTCCCGGTGGACTGGCCTTCCGATCCGCCCGCCCCGGCCATCGAGGCGGAGTGCCGGTGGAGGGCGCTCGGGCTGACCGACGGCGAGTGGCGTCTCATCCGGGAAACCCTCGGCCGCGCCCCCACGTGGACCGAGCTCGGCATGTTTTCGGTGGCGTGGTCGGAGCACTGCGCTTACAAGCACTCTCGAAAGGCTCTCGCCCGGCTGCCTGCGGAGGGCGAGCGGTTGCTGATGGGGCCCGGCGAGAGCGCCGGCGTGCTCGACATCGGCGGCGGCTGGGCGCTGGCGGTACGCCTCGAGTCCCACAACCATCCCTCTTACGTGGAGCCCTACCAGGGAGCTGCCACGGGGGTGGGGGGCATCGTGCGGGACGTGCTGGCGGCGGGGGCGCGCCCCGTGGCCCTGCTCGACTCGCTGCGCTTCGGGCTACCCGGCAAGCCTCGCAACCGCTACCTCTTCCGGGAGGTGGTGGCCGGCATCGCCGGGTACGGCAACGCCATCGGGGTGCCGACCGTGGGCGGCGAGGTGGCCTTCCACGAAAGCTACGACACCAACCCGCTGGTCAACGTGATGTGCGTGGGGCTGGTGCGGGCCGACCGGATCGCCCGGGCGCGGGCCGATTGCCCCGGCAACCGGGTCTACCTCGTCGGTTCCCGCACCGGGCGCGACGGCATCCACGGCGCGGGGCTGCTGGCATCGCGGACGTTCCGGGCCGGCGAAGGGGGCGAGCAGCGGCCCCGGGTCCAGGTGGGCGACCCGTTCACCGAGAAGCTCCTCATCGAGGCGTGTCTCGAGGCGCTGGCGACGGGTGCCGTCGTGGGCATCCAGGACCTCGGCGCCGCCGGCATCACGGCTGCCTCGTCCGAGCTCGCGGCCCGGGCGGGTACGGGCATCGACCTGGACCTCGACCGGGTGCCCCGGCGGGAAGAGGGCATGACCCCGTTCGAGCTCATGTTGTCGGAGTCTCAGGAACGCATGATGCTCGTCGTCCAGGCCGGGCGGGAAGCCGAGGTCGAACGGATCTTCCGGCGCTACCGGCTGGAGGCGGCCCCGATCGGAGTGGTCGATGCCTCGGGCCGGCTGCGGGTACGCTGCGAAGGCCGGCTCGTCGCCGACCTGCCGGCCCGCTTCCTCGCCGGCGGAGCACCCCGCTACGACGTGCCGCAGCCCGTGCGCCCGCTGGGACCGCCAACCCCCTCCTCCGCTTCCCTGCCTCCCGGCGATGCGCCGTCGACCCAACCGTCGTCGACCGGACCGCCGGCGGCAAGCGCCGCCGGCGCAGCAGGACAGGCGCTCGGCCGGCGCCTGCGAGAGGCGGGAGCGTCGGTCGCCGGGGGTGCCCGGGCGTGGATTTACGAGCAGTTCGACCACATGGTGGGGCTCAGGACCGTGCTGCCCCCAGGCCATGACGCCGCGGTGCTACGGGTGCTGCCCGACGAGGCGGTGCCCGGAGGGCCGCCGGCCGGGCCCGCCCGGATGGTCGCGCTGAGCCTGGACGGGGCGGAGTGGCTCGCCGGGTGGAGCCCGTATGCAGCCGGGTGCGAGGCGGTGCTGGAGGGGGCCCGCAACGTGGCGGCGGTGGGCGCCCGGCCCGCCGGTATCACCGACGGCCTCAACCTGGGCAACCCGGAGCGCCCCGAGGTCATGCAGGCGCTGGCGGACGTCGTGCAGGGCATGGCCGACGCCTGCAGGGCACTCGGCATCCCCGTCACCGGCGGCAACGTGTCGCTTTACAACGAGACGCAGGCTCCCGCCGGCACGGCGGGAGCCCGGGCCATCCTCCCCACTCCCATCGTCGGGATGGTGGGGCTGGTCGAGGCCCCCCGGCCCGTACCTTCCTTCTTCCAGCACCCGGGGGACGTGGTGGTCCTCGTCGGGCGCCCGGCCTTCCTCGAGGCCCCCGAACAGTGGAGCGCCGACTTCGACCTGGAGCGCCGGGCCATCGAGCTGGTGGTGCGAGCGGCCCGGCAAGGACTCGTGCGGTCGTGCCACGACCTGGGGCAGGGCGGGATCGCCGAGGCGCTGGGCGAGGCGGCCCTGGGCGGGAAGCCCGGAGCCGACGGGTGCGAGGTGACGCTGCCCTTGCTTGCGCGCTCCCTCGAAGCGCTCCTCTTCGGCAGGGGCGGCCCGGCCTGGGTGGCGAGCGTCGCGCCCGGCGACGTGCAGCCCCTGCTGGCGCTGGCCGAGGAGCTCGGGCCTCCTCTCGTTCCCGTCCACGTCCTCGGAACGGTGATGCCAGAGCGCATTCGCCTGGCGGTCGAGGGAGCCGGTACCGTGCTCGACGAACCGGTCGACCCCCTCCGCCGCGCGTGGAGACAGGCCCTGGAGGAGGCAGCCCGTCCATGA
- the purQ gene encoding phosphoribosylformylglycinamidine synthase subunit PurQ, which yields MSAAVVGVVTFPGTNCDRDVVHAINRAAGDRAGLRAVPVWYEEADLSGIDAVVLPGGFSYGDYLRSGAIAALAPVMQAVAGRARQGMPVLGICNGFQILLEAGLLPGAMRRNRTLSFICRAVPVRVESVETPFTRAYRKGQVLRLPIAHYEGNYFAWPEELGAIEAADEAAPGRVVLRYCGPDGQDARIFPEYNPNGAAGAIAALANPAGNVVGVMPHPERASEEWLGSTDGLGVWLSLGQWLAERRAAAGLPAGRGGAP from the coding sequence ATGAGCGCTGCCGTCGTGGGCGTGGTGACGTTCCCCGGGACCAATTGCGACCGCGACGTCGTCCACGCCATCAACCGGGCCGCCGGGGACCGAGCGGGCTTGCGGGCCGTGCCGGTCTGGTACGAGGAGGCGGACTTGAGCGGCATCGACGCCGTCGTGCTGCCGGGGGGCTTTTCGTACGGGGATTACCTGCGCTCCGGCGCCATCGCTGCCCTGGCGCCGGTGATGCAGGCGGTGGCCGGCCGAGCCCGGCAGGGGATGCCGGTGCTCGGGATCTGCAATGGCTTCCAGATCCTGCTGGAGGCCGGGCTGCTGCCGGGGGCCATGCGGCGCAACCGCACCCTTTCTTTCATCTGCCGGGCGGTGCCGGTGCGGGTCGAGTCGGTCGAAACGCCCTTCACCCGGGCGTACCGCAAAGGCCAGGTGCTGCGGCTGCCCATCGCCCACTACGAGGGCAACTACTTCGCCTGGCCGGAGGAGCTCGGGGCCATCGAGGCAGCCGACGAGGCGGCGCCCGGCCGTGTGGTGCTCCGCTACTGCGGGCCCGACGGACAGGACGCTCGGATCTTCCCGGAATACAACCCCAATGGGGCGGCGGGGGCCATTGCGGCGCTCGCCAACCCGGCGGGCAACGTGGTCGGGGTGATGCCCCACCCGGAGCGGGCATCGGAGGAGTGGCTCGGGAGCACCGACGGGCTCGGGGTGTGGCTGTCGCTGGGCCAGTGGCTCGCGGAGCGCCGGGCTGCGGCCGGCCTCCCCGCCGGGAGAGGAGGGGCGCCGTGA
- the purC gene encoding phosphoribosylaminoimidazolesuccinocarboxamide synthase: MKGAHRRVEVPPGPAVRGERLHRGKVKGVYAVAGYPGLRLIDFTDEATAFDGTKRAVIAGKGEANARISAAFFQALERAGVPTHFVRLESPAVMLVRAVEIIPLEVVVRNRVAGSLAKRLGLAEGTPLRRPVWELFYKSDPLHDPWVNAHHAEALGWASAEELAEMERLAFAANLAMRDLALRAGLELIDFKLEMGRPLGPQGARTGEGLLVADEISPDTCRFWDVETGERKDKDRFRRDLGQVEETYAEVLRRIEEAFRWLDTPSSST, translated from the coding sequence ATGAAGGGCGCCCACCGCCGGGTGGAGGTCCCGCCGGGACCGGCGGTGCGGGGAGAGCGGCTGCACCGCGGCAAGGTGAAGGGGGTCTACGCGGTCGCCGGGTACCCCGGGCTGCGCCTCATCGACTTCACCGACGAGGCGACCGCTTTCGACGGCACCAAGCGGGCGGTCATCGCCGGCAAAGGAGAAGCCAACGCCCGCATCTCCGCGGCGTTCTTCCAGGCGCTCGAACGCGCCGGCGTCCCCACCCACTTCGTGCGCCTCGAGTCGCCGGCGGTCATGCTGGTACGGGCCGTCGAGATCATCCCGCTCGAGGTGGTGGTGCGTAACCGCGTGGCGGGCAGCCTCGCCAAACGCCTCGGCCTCGCCGAGGGCACGCCGCTTCGCCGCCCCGTGTGGGAGCTCTTTTACAAGAGCGACCCGCTGCACGACCCGTGGGTCAACGCTCACCACGCCGAGGCCCTGGGATGGGCCAGCGCCGAGGAACTGGCCGAGATGGAGCGGCTCGCCTTCGCCGCCAACCTGGCCATGCGGGACCTGGCCCTTCGGGCAGGCCTGGAACTCATCGACTTCAAGCTGGAGATGGGCCGGCCGCTGGGACCTCAGGGCGCACGCACCGGCGAGGGGCTGCTCGTCGCCGACGAGATCTCGCCGGACACGTGCCGGTTTTGGGACGTCGAGACCGGCGAGCGCAAGGACAAGGATCGCTTCCGCCGGGACCTGGGGCAGGTGGAGGAGACTTACGCCGAGGTGCTCCGGCGCATAGAGGAGGCCTTCCGGTGGCTCGATACACCGTCTTCGTCCACGTGA
- a CDS encoding OsmC family protein: MAVAQQPKLFTMRARGEWKGGVRTEVRVRHFVPIVLDEPADLGGSDQGPNPMEYVLSSLIGCASVMLAVVAKEQGLQYSGVEFDVRGTLDVRGLEGVEGVRPYFDTVKGSIRVHTQAAQPVLDAVAAQVERRCPVYTMLQAAGVDVQIEWVATGEA; this comes from the coding sequence GTGGCAGTAGCCCAGCAGCCCAAGCTGTTCACCATGCGGGCGCGGGGAGAGTGGAAGGGCGGAGTCCGCACCGAGGTGCGGGTGCGCCACTTCGTGCCCATCGTGCTGGACGAGCCGGCAGATCTCGGCGGCTCCGACCAGGGCCCCAATCCCATGGAGTACGTCCTGAGTTCGCTCATCGGGTGCGCGTCGGTGATGCTGGCGGTCGTCGCCAAGGAGCAGGGGTTGCAGTATTCCGGGGTCGAGTTCGACGTGCGAGGCACGCTCGACGTGCGCGGCCTCGAGGGCGTCGAGGGCGTTCGCCCGTACTTCGACACGGTCAAGGGCAGCATCCGGGTGCACACGCAGGCGGCGCAGCCGGTGCTCGATGCGGTAGCAGCACAGGTGGAGCGGCGCTGCCCGGTCTACACGATGCTCCAGGCGGCGGGCGTGGACGTCCAGATCGAGTGGGTCGCCACGGGCGAGGCCTGA
- the purB gene encoding adenylosuccinate lyase translates to MIARYTRPAMAALWSQENQYRRWLEVELLAAEAWAELGRVPRDAARRLRERATFRVERIRELEQVNDHELIAFLSAVSETVGDDARYLHLGLTSSDVMDTALASLAAEAMGHVIAGVEELRQALAAEAIRHRRTPMIGRTHGVHAEPITFGLKLARWWDQLGRDLERLLRARDAIAVGKLSGAVGTFAHVDPFVEAYVCQRLGLRPAPVSSQVVSRDRHAEAAAALAILGASLEEFATEIRLMQQTEVGELEEPFPPGQRGSSAMPHKRNPMRSERIAGLARVLRGYALVAMENVALWHERDISHSSTERIWVVDATTLADYVVALLTRVVRGWRVYEARMKANLEATGGLVFSERVLLALVDAGMSREEAYRRVQAHAMAARDEAAAGVAGAASFKERVLTDPDLAAVAGRERLERAFELEPFLSKVDAIFERLEIERLTQESPARARQSQGAAQGIQDAGSGAPGR, encoded by the coding sequence ATGATCGCCCGCTACACCCGGCCGGCCATGGCCGCCTTGTGGTCCCAGGAGAACCAGTACCGCCGGTGGCTCGAGGTCGAGCTCCTGGCCGCCGAAGCCTGGGCCGAACTGGGCCGCGTCCCCCGCGACGCCGCCCGCCGCCTGCGGGAGCGAGCCACGTTCCGCGTCGAGCGCATCCGGGAGCTCGAGCAGGTCAACGACCACGAACTCATCGCGTTCTTGTCGGCGGTCTCGGAGACGGTGGGCGACGACGCCCGCTACCTGCACCTGGGCCTCACGTCGTCGGACGTGATGGACACCGCTCTGGCGTCGCTCGCCGCCGAAGCGATGGGGCACGTCATCGCCGGCGTCGAGGAGCTCCGCCAGGCCCTGGCCGCGGAGGCGATCCGTCACCGTCGCACCCCCATGATCGGCCGCACCCACGGGGTACATGCCGAGCCGATCACCTTCGGCCTCAAGCTGGCCCGCTGGTGGGACCAGCTCGGGCGCGACCTGGAACGCCTGCTCCGAGCTCGTGACGCGATCGCCGTCGGCAAGCTGTCCGGCGCGGTCGGCACCTTCGCCCACGTCGACCCCTTCGTCGAGGCGTACGTTTGCCAGCGGCTCGGGCTTCGCCCCGCCCCCGTCTCGAGCCAGGTCGTCTCCCGGGATCGCCACGCGGAGGCGGCCGCCGCCCTGGCCATCCTCGGGGCGAGTCTGGAGGAGTTTGCCACCGAGATCCGGCTGATGCAGCAGACCGAGGTCGGGGAGCTCGAAGAGCCGTTCCCGCCGGGCCAGAGGGGCTCGTCGGCGATGCCCCACAAGCGCAACCCCATGCGCAGCGAGCGCATCGCGGGCCTCGCCCGGGTGCTGCGGGGCTACGCCCTGGTCGCCATGGAAAACGTGGCGCTGTGGCACGAGCGGGACATTTCGCACAGCTCTACCGAGCGGATCTGGGTCGTGGACGCCACCACCCTCGCCGACTACGTGGTGGCGCTGTTGACCCGCGTCGTGAGGGGGTGGCGGGTGTACGAGGCCCGCATGAAGGCCAACCTCGAGGCCACCGGGGGGCTCGTCTTCTCCGAACGGGTGCTGCTGGCGCTGGTCGACGCCGGCATGAGCCGGGAGGAGGCGTACCGCCGGGTGCAGGCTCACGCCATGGCCGCCCGGGACGAGGCCGCAGCGGGCGTGGCGGGGGCCGCCTCCTTCAAGGAACGCGTGCTTACCGACCCGGATCTGGCCGCGGTCGCCGGCCGGGAGCGGCTGGAGCGGGCCTTCGAACTGGAGCCTTTCCTCAGCAAGGTCGACGCCATCTTCGAGCGGCTCGAAATCGAGCGCCTCACGCAAGAGAGCCCCGCACGGGCCCGGCAGAGCCAGGGGGCCGCGCAGGGCATCCAGGACGCCGGGAGCGGGGCGCCCGGGCGGTAA
- the purE gene encoding 5-(carboxyamino)imidazole ribonucleotide mutase, with product MQGEPRRTARVGLVMGSDSDWPVMKAAWDQLHALGIEAELAVASAHRTPERAMTWARTAAERGLRVIIAAAGGAAHLPGVMAAWTTLPVIGVPIAASLEGLDALLSIAQMPPGVPVAAVGINGARNAALLAAEILALSDPELAGRLHELRRRQADQVAEREQRLLQTVEHSPEGERP from the coding sequence ATGCAGGGCGAGCCGCGCCGTACGGCGCGCGTCGGGCTCGTCATGGGCAGCGACTCCGACTGGCCCGTGATGAAGGCGGCCTGGGACCAGCTCCACGCACTGGGGATCGAGGCGGAGCTGGCCGTGGCCTCCGCGCACCGTACTCCCGAGCGGGCCATGACCTGGGCCCGCACCGCCGCGGAGCGCGGCCTGCGCGTGATCATCGCGGCGGCAGGCGGCGCCGCCCATCTTCCCGGCGTCATGGCAGCCTGGACCACCCTTCCGGTCATCGGCGTGCCCATCGCCGCCTCCCTCGAGGGGCTCGACGCCCTGCTGAGCATCGCTCAGATGCCACCGGGCGTGCCCGTCGCCGCGGTGGGCATCAACGGCGCCCGCAACGCCGCCCTGCTCGCCGCCGAGATCCTGGCCCTCTCCGACCCGGAGTTGGCCGGCCGCCTGCACGAGCTGCGCCGCCGCCAGGCCGACCAGGTGGCGGAGCGGGAACAGCGCCTGCTCCAGACCGTCGAGCACTCTCCGGAGGGGGAACGTCCATGA